The Acidobacteriota bacterium genome window below encodes:
- a CDS encoding ribulose-phosphate 3-epimerase, protein MVKIAPSILAADFGRLADQLAMVEAGGAELVHLDVMDGAFVPNITFGPVVVEAVRKWSKLPLDVHLMIDKPERYLGDFAKAGADIITVHIEATTHLHRTVHRIKELGAKAGVSLNPATPLTSLDFILDDLDLVLIMSVNPGFCGQKFIPSSLRKIRRLKEWIEKRRLKMEIEVDGGIGPDNIRSVVEAGVDIVVAGSAIFHSEDPKRTVEKLVKLAKGEG, encoded by the coding sequence ATGGTTAAGATCGCTCCCTCAATATTGGCTGCCGACTTCGGACGGTTGGCTGATCAATTAGCTATGGTTGAAGCTGGAGGAGCGGAACTGGTGCACCTCGATGTAATGGACGGAGCGTTTGTCCCCAACATCACCTTTGGTCCGGTGGTAGTAGAGGCAGTTCGAAAGTGGAGCAAGCTTCCCCTTGATGTCCACTTAATGATAGACAAACCCGAGAGATACCTCGGAGATTTTGCCAAAGCAGGGGCAGATATAATAACGGTTCATATCGAGGCAACGACTCATCTCCATCGTACGGTCCACCGGATAAAGGAACTTGGGGCAAAGGCAGGAGTGTCCCTTAATCCAGCTACCCCTCTAACATCGCTTGATTTCATCCTCGATGATCTCGATCTCGTCCTCATTATGTCAGTAAACCCTGGTTTTTGTGGCCAAAAATTTATTCCCTCCTCTCTCAGGAAGATAAGAAGATTGAAGGAGTGGATAGAAAAAAGGAGACTAAAGATGGAGATAGAGGTAGATGGTGGCATTGGTCCTGATAATATCCGCTCAGTGGTGGAGGCGGGGGTAGATATTGTAGTTGCTGGTTCAGCGATATTCCATTCAGAGGATCCGAAGAGGACCGTAGAAAAACTGGTGAAATTGGCTAAGGGAGAGGGGTAA